A stretch of Arachis hypogaea cultivar Tifrunner chromosome 15, arahy.Tifrunner.gnm2.J5K5, whole genome shotgun sequence DNA encodes these proteins:
- the LOC112750325 gene encoding DNA mismatch repair protein MSH3-like, giving the protein MEMTFSANALQQLEILKNNSDGSENGSLLQILNCTLTIFGSRLLRHWVSHPLCDQTMISACLHAVSEIAESMKQFAYMMCT; this is encoded by the exons atggaAATGACCTTTTCAGCCAATGCGCTTCAACAACTGGAG attttaaaaaataatagtgaTGGATCTGAGAATGGGTCCTTGCTACAAATTTTAAATTGCACCCTTACTATATTTGGTTCCAGGCTTCTTAGGCATTGG GTATCTCACCCATTATGCGATCAAACCATGATTTCTGCTTGTCTTCATGCTGTATCTGAAATTGCAGAGTCCATGAAACA GTTTGCTTACATGATGTGTACATGA